The following are encoded together in the Dama dama isolate Ldn47 chromosome 29, ASM3311817v1, whole genome shotgun sequence genome:
- the LOC133048672 gene encoding small ribosomal subunit protein eS1-like: MGVGKNKRLTKGGKKGAKKKVVDPFSKKDWYDVKAPAMFNIRNIGKTLVTRTQGTKIASDGLKGRVFEVSLADLQNDEVAFRKFKLITEDVQGKNCLTNFHGMDLTRDKMCSMVKKWQTMIEAHVDVKTTDGYLLRLLCVGFTKKRNNQIRKTSYAQYQQVRQIRKKMMEIMTREVQTNDLKEVVNKLIPDSIGKDIEKACQSIYPLHDVFVRKVKMLKKPKFELGKLMELHGEGSSSGKATGDETGAKVE, encoded by the coding sequence aTGGGGGTCGGCAAGAACAAGCGCCTTACGAAAGGAGGCAAAAAGGGAGCCAAGAAGAAAGTGGTTGACCCATTTTCTAAAAAAGATTGGTATGATGTGAAAGCACCAGCTATGTTCAATATAAGGAATATTGGGAAAACATTGGTCACGAGAACTCAAGGAACCAAAATCGCGTCTGATGGCCTCAAAGGTCGTGTTTTTGAAGTGAGTCTTGCTGATCTGCAGAATGATGAAGTAGCATTTAGAAAATTCAAGCTAATTACTGAGGATGTTCAGGGCAAAAACTGCCTGACTAATTTTCATGGTATGGATCTTACCCGTGACAAAATGTGCTCCATGGTCAAAAAATGGCAGACCATGATTGAAGCTCACGTTGATGTCAAGACTACCGATGGTTACTTGCTTCGTCTGCTCTGTGTGGGCTTTACTAAAAAGCGCAACAATCAGATCCGGAAGACTTCTTATGCCCAGTACCAGCAGGTGCGCCAGATCCGTAAGAAGATGATGGAGATCATGACCCGAGAGGTGCAGACAAACGACTTGAAAGAGGTGGTCAACAAATTGATTCCAGATAGCATTGGAAAAGACATAGAAAAGGCTTGCCAATCTATTTATCCACTCCATGATGTCTTcgttagaaaagtaaaaatgctgaagaagcctAAATTTGAATTGGGAAAACTCATGGAGCTACATGGTGAAGGTAGTAGTTCTGGAAAAGCTACTGGGGACGAGACAGGTGCTAAAGTTGAATGA